A stretch of the Xiphias gladius isolate SHS-SW01 ecotype Sanya breed wild chromosome 21, ASM1685928v1, whole genome shotgun sequence genome encodes the following:
- the tnnt2b gene encoding troponin T, cardiac muscle isoforms isoform X1 produces MSDTEDATYEEQSDGGEEDGGDETKPKLKPSFMPGLAAPKIPDGEKVDFDDIHRKRMEKDLTELQTLIEAHFEKRKKEEEELVDLTDRIEKRRSERAEQMKIRAERERERQNKLAEEKTRKEDEEAKKKADDDARKKLILSNLSFTGYKQTQTGPKRQTEREKKRKILNDRRKELNIDHMKEDKLREKAKEMWDWMRQLEAEKFDLQNKYMKQKYEITVLRNRVSDHQKISKGTRSKRGLRK; encoded by the exons ATGTCTGACACAGAGGATGCCACATATGA AGAGCAAT CAGATggtggagaggaagatggaggag ACGAGACAAAGCCTAAGTTAAA GCCTAGTTTCATGCCCGGCCTAGCAGCCCCAAAGATCCcagatggagaaaaagtggACTTTGAT GACATTCATCGAAAACGAATGGAAAAGGACTTGACTGAGCTCCAGACTCTGATTGAAGCTCACTTTGAGAAGCGcaagaaggaggaagaagagcttGTTGACCTCACAGATCGAATC GAGAAACGCAGGTCggagagagcagagcagatgaagatcagagcagagagagagagagaacggcAGAACAAATTAGCT gaAGAGAAAACGAGGAAAGAAGACGAAGAGGCCAAGAAGAAAGCAGACGATGATGCGAGGAAGAAGCTGATTCTGTCCAACTTGAGTTTCACTGGATACAAG CAAACACAGACCGGGCCAAAAAGACAaacggagagagaaaagaagaggaagatccTAAATGATCGACGCAAAGAGTTAAACATTGATCACATGAAAGAAGACAAACTCAG GGAAAAAGCTAAGGAGATGTGGGACTGGATGCGCCAGCTGGAGGCAGAGAAATTTGACCTTCAGAATAAGTACATGAAGCAGAAGTATGAG ATCACCGTGCTGAGAAACCGGGTCAGTGATCATCAGAAAAT TTCAAAGGGTACTAGGAGCAAGCGTGGACTGAGGAAGTAA
- the tnnt2b gene encoding troponin T, cardiac muscle isoforms isoform X2, translating into MSDTEDATYEDGGEEDGGGTDETKPKLKPSFMPGLAAPKIPDGEKVDFDDIHRKRMEKDLTELQTLIEAHFEKRKKEEEELVDLTDRIEKRRSERAEQMKIRAERERERQNKLAEEKTRKEDEEAKKKADDDARKKLILSNLSFTGYKQTQTGPKRQTEREKKRKILNDRRKELNIDHMKEDKLREKAKEMWDWMRQLEAEKFDLQNKYMKQKYEITVLRNRVSDHQKISKGTRSKRGLRK; encoded by the exons ATGTCTGACACAGAGGATGCCACATATGA AG ATggtggagaggaagatggaggaggtA CAGACGAGACAAAGCCTAAGTTAAA GCCTAGTTTCATGCCCGGCCTAGCAGCCCCAAAGATCCcagatggagaaaaagtggACTTTGAT GACATTCATCGAAAACGAATGGAAAAGGACTTGACTGAGCTCCAGACTCTGATTGAAGCTCACTTTGAGAAGCGcaagaaggaggaagaagagcttGTTGACCTCACAGATCGAATC GAGAAACGCAGGTCggagagagcagagcagatgaagatcagagcagagagagagagagaacggcAGAACAAATTAGCT gaAGAGAAAACGAGGAAAGAAGACGAAGAGGCCAAGAAGAAAGCAGACGATGATGCGAGGAAGAAGCTGATTCTGTCCAACTTGAGTTTCACTGGATACAAG CAAACACAGACCGGGCCAAAAAGACAaacggagagagaaaagaagaggaagatccTAAATGATCGACGCAAAGAGTTAAACATTGATCACATGAAAGAAGACAAACTCAG GGAAAAAGCTAAGGAGATGTGGGACTGGATGCGCCAGCTGGAGGCAGAGAAATTTGACCTTCAGAATAAGTACATGAAGCAGAAGTATGAG ATCACCGTGCTGAGAAACCGGGTCAGTGATCATCAGAAAAT TTCAAAGGGTACTAGGAGCAAGCGTGGACTGAGGAAGTAA
- the pkp1b gene encoding plakophilin-1, whose amino-acid sequence MTSLDPLKSAIAIGNVDDTSLAVPSANRCRSGQQRVLEQVQSIRRTKSRQSSSRSASQSLSPTSPLYDSVFGDALKSQLSASSGTVFFGNGFSKTLSLETNMNHQVVNNSMGSTFKRNTSGSTYQHEKIHAPVGPLPVGRTDTSRSEPDMAWQRSMPKRSAPPQRFLSSRGTSRTERTTSQFRTTTTGQRVYTLNGTSQSKANNQFICSQIEASKTPLFLSTLKGKGDSGSNGTSGVADITMREAVEYLSSNDETYQHCGASYIQHNTFIDDRAKEEVLKLNGIPPLVGLLRSSNSQVHQTAAAALRNLSFKSNNSKEAIHRSGGVTEAVALLRDTDSAEIQKQLTGLLWNLSSAESPKPELLNSALPVLRDCVILPYTTGPDQTSKCQDAEVFFHATGCLRNLSSAKQNNRQAMRKCRGLVDSLVSYVKDCVEAGKPDDKSVENCVCILHNLTFQLEAEAPTLFSRFTALAKTVNRRHSQDDTGPIGCFSPQSKSAEHERHFDFPVIEDPHPNGAGWLFHSKTLQIYLNLLGSSQREETQEACCGALRNLTAHDSIVSSVMSQTIVQKLNGLQVISPCLKSNKVNIQRNTVALVGNLTKNPNLHSALARKALPELLGIISAGTKDGVESDDTVAMACQAANCLLMKEREMGKRLLNNTLINSLINLSQNNYFPKSSKAASLVLYNLWSEKEFQSFLKKQGMSKSSFVNDITTTALKSVQVVN is encoded by the exons ATGACGAGTCTGGATCCGCTGAAGTCGGCCATCGCCATCGGGAACGTGGACGACACTTCCCTGGCCGTGCCCTCCGCCAACCGGTGCCGGTCGGGGCAGCAGCGCGTCCTGGAACAAGTGCAGAGTATCCGGAGGACCAAGTCGCGGCAGTCCAGCAGCAGGAGCGCGTCTCAGTCTCTATCGCCAACAA GCCCTTTGTACGACTCCGTGTTCGGGGATGCTTTGAAGTCACAGTTGAGCGCATCCAGTGGAACTGTTTTCTTTGGAAATGGCTTCTCTAAAACT CTCAGCCTGGAGACGAACATGAATCACCAAGTAGTCAACAACTCCATGGGATCGACTTTCAAGAGGAACACATCAGGCTCTACCTATCAGCATGAGAAGATACACGCCCCCGTCGGCCCCTTGCCCGTCGGCCGAACCGACACCAGCCGCAGCGAGCCTGACATGGCCTGGCAGCGCTCCATGCCAAAACGCTCCGCTCCTCCGCAGAGATTCCTCTCCAGCAGGGGCACCTCCAGGACCGAAAGGACCACCAGTCAGTTCAGAACGACCACCACAGGCCAGCGTGTGTACACTTTGAACGGAACAAGTCAGTCCAAAGCAAACAACCAGTTCATATGCAGCCAAATCGAAGCTTCCAAAACACCTTTGTTCTTGAGTACACTCAAGGGCAAAGGAGATTCTGG GTCAAACGGGACCAGTGGAGTCGCAGATATCACCATGAGGGAGGCTGTGGAGTACCTTTCCAGCAACGATGAGACATACCAGCACTGTGGCGCTTCCTACATTCAGCACAACACTTTCATTGACGACAGGGCCAAAGAGGAG GTGTTGAAGCTGAATGGGATTCCTCCTCTGGTGGGCCTCCTGCGCAGCTCCAATTCACAGGTCCACCAGACCGCCGCGGCTGCCCTTCGGAACCTGTCCTTTAAAAGCAACAATAGCAAGGAGGCGATTCATCGCAGCGGTGGCGTCACGGAGGCTGTGGCTCTTCTCAGAGATACAGATTCTGCAGAGATTCAGAAACAGCTGACAG gtcTCCTGTGGAATTTGTCCTCTGCAGAGAGCCCGAAGCCAGAACTCCTGAACAGTGCTTTGCCTGTCTTAAGGGACTGTGTGATCCTGCCTTACACAACAGGTCCGGACCAGACCAGCAAATGCCAAGACGCCGAGGTCTTCTTTCACGCCACCGGATGTCTAAG aaACCTCAGCAGCgcaaagcaaaacaacaggCAGGCGATGAGAAAATGTCGAGGCCTGGTCGACTCTTTGGTCAGTTATGTTAAAGACTGTGTGGAAGCAGGAAAACCAGATGACAAG TCTGTcgaaaactgtgtgtgcatccTGCACAACCTGACGTTCCAGCTGGAGGCCGAGGCTCCGACTCTGTTCAGCAGGTTCACAGCTTTGGCCAAGACTGTCAACAGGAGGCACAGCCAGGACGACACCGGCCCCATCGGCTGCTTCAGTCCGCAGAGCAAATCGGCAGAACACGAG CGTCACTTTGACTTCCCAGTCATTGAGGACCCACACCCTAACGGAGCAGGATGGCTGTTCCACTCCAAAACTCTGCAGATTTACCTGAATTTGCTCGGCTCTAGCCAGCGAGAAGAAACACAGGAGGCCTGTTGTGGAGCGCTGCGGAACCTCACAGCCCACGACAGCATT GTCTCCAGTGTAATGAGCCAGACCATTGTGCAGAAACTGAATGGCCTGCAGGTTATCAGCCCCTGTTTAAAGTCAAACAAAGTCAATATACAGAGGAACACAGTGGCTTTGGTAGGAAACTTGACCAAGAACCCAAACCTGCACAGTGCCTTAG CCCGTAAAGCCCTCCCAGAGCTGCTGGGAATCATCAGCGCAGGCACCAAGGATGGGGTTGAGTCCGACGACACTGTGGCCATGGCCTGTCAGGCCGCCAACTGCCTGCTTATGAAGGAGCGTGAGATGGGCAAACGCCTGTTAAACAACACCCTGATAAACTCCCTGATCAATCTCAGCCAAAACAA CTATTTCCCCAAATCCAGCAAAGCTGCGTCCCTGGTTCTCTACAACCTATGGTCAGAAAAAGAATTCCAAAGCTTCCTGAAAAAG CAAGGGATGAGTAAGTCCTCATTCGTAAATGACATCACCACGACCGCACTGAAGTCGGTTCAAGTTGTCAATTAA
- the smpd2b gene encoding sphingomyelin phosphodiesterase 2, producing MATTDSVRVRVFSLNCWGIRYLSKHCHQRYAMIGDMLCKEEHDIVLLQEVWSEKDYLSLKKKLASSHLYSHYFKSGVIGSGLAIFSKHRIHDTFLYRYSLNGYPYMAHHGDWFGGKAVGMAVLSIGSLTAKVYVTHLHAEYCREKDSYLPHRVVQAWELQQFVRHTSAGADVVILGGDLNMHPQDLGNRLLRSYTGLRDSYLETDTFDGCEDGLTLIADNPFISKKELVPFEKGIRIDYILFKGCPQIDIFCDSMSTTKGSVPDQLFPYSDHEALTAELRLESHTPPETGRDKLSKNQDSAAGKVAELVDIVTEARTEVKVGLHCAESMRYTATRTGAMGLALLFLELAIAAVPWLALGAEQPFPRTSFYLLAALCCAILLTTSLLYVFYTMELKSLQGAEDQMRLAVGSLQEKLRGFPVAQPPNVQQKPPEGQEPSAFDPEE from the exons ATGGCAACCACAGACTCTGTGAGGGTCCGGGTCTTCTCTCTGAACTGCTG ggGGATCCGCTACCTTAGCAAACACTGTCATCAACGCTACGCAATGATTGGAGATATGTTGTGCAAGGAAGAGCATGATATTGTCTTACTGCAAGAG gtGTGGAGTGAGAAAGACTACCTGTCCTTGAAAAAGAAACTTGCCAGTAGTCATCTTTACTCTCATTACTTCAAAag CGGAGTCATAGGAAGCGGACTGGccattttctccaaacacagAATCCATGACACATTTCTATATCGCTACTCACTGAATGGTTATCCATACATG GCCCACCATGGAGACTGGTTTGGGGGGAAAGCCGTTGGGATGGCCGTCTTAAGCATTGGCAGCCTGACTGCAAAAGTCTATGTTACTCAT ctgcaTGCAGAGTACTGCAGAGAGAAGGACTCTTATCTACCTCACAGAGTGGTTCAGGCCTgggagctgcagcagtttgttCG GCACACCTCTGCTGGAGCAGATGTGGTGATTTTAGGTGGCGACCTCAACATGCACCCTCAGGACCTCGGCAACAGACTGCTGAGGTCTTACACTGGACTCCGAGACTCTTATTTAGAAACTGATACATTTGAT gGGTGTGAGGATGGGTTGACTCTAATAGCTGACAACCCTTTTATCAGTAAAAAGGAGCTCGTTCCCTTTGAGAAGGGAATCCGAATTGACTACATCCTGTTCAAG GGTTGTCCCCAAATAGACATTTTCTGTGATTCCATGTCCACCACCAAAGGTTCCGTCCCTGACCAGCTGTTCCCATACTCCGACCATGAGGCTCTGACTGCTGAACTGAGGCTGGAGTCACACACTCCGCCTGAGACTGGAAGAGACAAGCTGTCAAAAAATCAGGACTCTGCTGCAG GGAAGGTGGCTGAGTTGGTGGACATTGTGACGGAGGCCCGTACTGAAGTCAAGGTCGGCTTGCACTGTGCAGAGAGCATGCGCTACACAGCAACACGCACCGGAGCGATGGGGTTGGCTCTGCTGTTCCTGGAGCTGGCCATCGCCGCTGTACCCTGGTTGGCTCTGGGAGCCGAACAGCCTTTCCCTCGTACCTCCTTCTACCTGCTGGCTGCGCTGTGCTGCGCCATCCTGCTGACCACCTCTCTGCTGTACGTTTTCTATACCATGGAGCTGAAATCTCTTCAGGGGGCTGAAGACCAGATGAGACTGGCTGTGGGAAGTCTGCAGGAGAAGCTCAGGGGGTTTCCTGTGGCTCAGCCTCCCAACGTCCAGCAGAAGCCCCCGGAGGGTCAGGAGCCCAGCGCCTTTGACCCAGAGGAATAA